ACGGCCGCTACGTGCAGATGCTGGCGCCGTTCTGGCTGCTGGTCGGGCTCGGGGTGGTCCTCACCTCCGGGCGCCGGGTGGTGCTGCGCCGGGCGGCCGTCGCGGTGGCCCTGCTGGCCGGCGGCGGTGCGCTGATCGCCGTCCGACTCGCATACGTGGCCAGCCAGGGCCACCGGTTGCGCTACGGCGGCTTCAGTGCCCCGGAGCTGGTGGCATTGACCGGGAGTTTGCGGGAGATGCGGCCGGTGATCGGGTCGCTGGTCGGCATCGCCGGCTGTCTGCTGCTCGTCGCCGCCGTCCTGGTGCCCCGACTGCGGCTGCCGGTGCTCGGCGTTCTCGTCGTGGTCAACCTCGTCACCATGCAGGTGATCGACCAACGGGTCGTGCGGCCGGCCGTCGCGACCGGCGCCCCGACGCCCCGGGTGGCCGACGTCGGCGTACGCCCCGGCGAGCGGGTGTGGGCATCGACGGGTGTGCACTACGTCCTGCGGTTCAACCTCAGCCACCAGGTGACCTGGGCAGACGTTCGGTGGTTCGGCGAGCAGCAGCCGCCGGCTGCGGCTCAGGTGGTGTTCGCCCGTTGGGCGCCCGGCGAGGCCGACGACTGGGACGGGACGGCGTACGGCTTCGTCCGACTGGGCGGCAACCCGGAGCAGCACTGGGCGGCCTGGCGGCGGGCCTGACCCGCCACGCCCCGGTTGACACCGCTATTCGTGAACGGCGGATGTCCACCGGGAACACGGTCGGTTAATGATTATCGTCCACGGCGGAAATGGTTGGTCAATCAGCGCTGACGGCGGTCGGCGCGAGCCAGGGAAATCGGGATGACGGTGATTTCCCGGCCGTCGGACAGCTCCTGTCGTGGGGTGCCCTCCACGAATCGGAAACGCCGGTTCATCTGTCGTACGACGGTATTGTGGCCGAGCACCTCGCCGTCGAGGCGGTCCAGGTGCAGCCCGTCGAAGGCGTACTCGACGGCCTCCCGCATGACCCCCAGCCAGGCGGGCAGCGTCTCGCCCCGCGCGTCCAGCCCGTCGGCGTCCAGATAGAAGCCCCACGAGCCGGTGCGAGGACCGTCCAGCCGCAGGTCGAAGAAGGTGACCACACCGCAGGGCAGGCCGTCGCGGACGTACACCAGCACTCGCCGGGACGGGTCGGTGCGGACCGTCGACCACCACCGGGCGTGCTCCTCGGCGGTGATCTCGTGACTGGTCTTGCTGACCTGGCGGTTGGTCTCCTGATTACGCCAGGACAACATCAGATGAACGTCGTCCGCCGTCGCTTCGCGCAGCACGTGCGTCTCGCTTTCTTATCTGTTCACGTCGGGTCCCGGCACCTTACCCGGGCCTACCGGGAAATCAGATATCCATTCGTGGGGTTGTAGACTGCGGCGCATGAACGAATTGAGTCGCGCGCAGATCCGCGACCTCATGGCTCAGGTGCTGAAGAACCAGGACAAGGAGCTGCCCGCGGACGACGCGGCGCAGTTGCGGGAGATCGGGTTCCGGTCGCTCGACTTCTCCGAGTTGGCCCTGCGGGTGGAGGACGAGACGGGGGAGGAGCTCAACTTCGACGCCCCCGGCCTGCGCCGCATCGCCACCGTCGGGGACGTCCTCGACTTCCTCGTCGAGCTCCAGCACCAGTGACCGTCGCGACGTCGCGCGACCCCGCAGCCGCGCACCCGGAGCCGGCCGGTGCCGACAACCGGGTCGTCGTCGGTGGCACCGCGCTGACCTGGCGCTCCCTGCCGACGCCGACGCTGCCCGACCCCGCAGCCGTGCTCGCCCACGCCGCCGTGCACGCGCTCACCGCCGCTCGGCAGCACGCCGTGCACGGCACTGAGCTGCTGCTCAGCACCGCGAGCCGGGTCGACGCGGCGATGCGTACGGAGCTGTTGGAGGCTGGGTTCATCGTCAGCGTCCTCGACGACGACGGAGTGCACTCGAGCGTCCCGGCCCAGCCGCGAGCCGCCGAACCCGGCCGGCTCTGGCTGCTGACCTCGGGCTCGACGGGGCGTCCCAAGCGGGTCGGGCACACCCTCGACACGTTGACCACCGTACGGGCCGACCAGCCCGATCGGACCTGGCTCTGCCCGTACGCCCCGGGCACGTACGCCTGGTGGCA
The window above is part of the Micromonospora sp. LH3U1 genome. Proteins encoded here:
- a CDS encoding GNAT family N-acetyltransferase encodes the protein MLREATADDVHLMLSWRNQETNRQVSKTSHEITAEEHARWWSTVRTDPSRRVLVYVRDGLPCGVVTFFDLRLDGPRTGSWGFYLDADGLDARGETLPAWLGVMREAVEYAFDGLHLDRLDGEVLGHNTVVRQMNRRFRFVEGTPRQELSDGREITVIPISLARADRRQR
- a CDS encoding acyl carrier protein, which gives rise to MNELSRAQIRDLMAQVLKNQDKELPADDAAQLREIGFRSLDFSELALRVEDETGEELNFDAPGLRRIATVGDVLDFLVELQHQ